From Glycine soja cultivar W05 chromosome 4, ASM419377v2, whole genome shotgun sequence, the proteins below share one genomic window:
- the LOC114410109 gene encoding periodic tryptophan protein 2 homolog — MLISDEGDSDLFFDSVDCFSPTRESLLTKQEFGYEIWVNEPVSVMERREKFLQGLGLGDGSSSKVCSQENNMMSSDDSSVRLGLERIRDSGAASNACSCILPDDQVSELVLSGSEATSEAQALFDEHKGCPKDESCFEGKVYEVSCTDQEVRHRKVEVPEKCLGFDMGEKEKKNWWKHFISSKKGGGGKFRSKLNSTTNKTRRINVRQNKKRWMEFSALYIGQEIRAHEGLIWTMKFSPNGQYLASGGEDGVIRIWRVKTLNTSSICLNAEDSAASKVKHDFSSSQKKHSSQSSFIVLPNKIFKIEESPLHEFYGHASDVLDLAWSSSDTLLSSSSDKTVRLWKIGCSQCLSVFYHKDYVTCIQFNPVDENYFISGSIDGKVRIWGIHEERVVDWADIRDVISAISYRPDAKGFVVGSLTGTCRFYVASGKYFQLETKIRVNGKKRTSGNKITGIQFSQKNHQRVMITSDDSKVRILEGIELVQTYKGLSRSGSQMSGSFTSGGEHIISVGGDSRVYIWNFNDSGNASSKQTKSNYSCEHFGSEGVTIAIPWSGMSAEERSGSSNDFTHYSSQHQLEASHGVRESERFSFGSWFSIDGSCRGSVTWPEEKLPSWDLPLVEVEFDHQKLCTKDPSHEKHVSETWGLSIVAAGCDGTIKTFHNFGLPIRL, encoded by the exons ATGCTGATCTCTGATGAAGGAGATAGTGATTTGTTCTTTGACTCAGTGGATTGTTTCTCACCAACCCGAGAGTCTCTTTTGACAAAACAAGAGTTTGGCTATGAGATTTGGGTGAATGAGCCTGTGAGTGTGATGGAAAGAAGGGAAAAGTTTTTGCAGGGGTTGGGATTGGGTGATGGATCATCTTCCAAGGTTTGTTCTCAAGAGAATAATATGATGAGTTCTGATGATTCATCAGTGAGATTGGGACTAGAGAGGATCAGGGATAGTGGGGCAGCTTCAAATGCTTGTAGTTGTATTTTGCCTGATGATCAAGTTTCTGAGTTGGTTCTCTCGGGCAGCGAAGCCACTTCTGAGGCACAAGCCTTGTTTGATGAACATAAGGGATGCCCCAAAGATGAATCATGTTTTGAAGGGAAGGTTTATGAGGTTTCTTGTACAGATCAAGAGGTTAGACATAGAAAAGTCGAGGTTCCAGAAAAGTGTCTTGGTTTTGATATGGgtgaaaaggagaagaaaaactgGTGGAAGCACTTTATAAGCAGCAAGAAAGGAGGTGGAGGTAAATTCAgatcaaaattgaattcaacGACAAATAAAACTCGAAGAATAAATGTAAGGCAGAATAAGAAGAGGTGGATGGAGTTCAGTGCACTGTATATTGGACAAGAGATTAGAGCTCACGAAGGCCTAATTTGGACTATGAAATTTAGTCCCAATGGCCAATATCTAGCTAGTGGAGGAGAAGATGGTGTCATACGCATATGGCGTGTAAAAACACTGAATACATCTAGTATTTGCTTGAATGCAGAAGACAGTGCAGCTAGCAAAGTGAAACATGACTTCTCTAGTTCTCAGAAGAAACACTCAAGCCAATCATCCTTCATCGTTCTTCCaaataagattttcaaaatcgAGGAATCACCGTTGCATGAATTTTATGGTCATGCAAGTGATGTCTTGGATTTGGCTTGGTCCAGTTCAGAT ACTCTCCTTTCATCTTCTTCGGATAAAACTGTTCGCTTGTGGAAAATTGGTTGTAGTCAATGTCTAAGTGTTTTCTATCACAAAGACTATG TGACTTGTATTCAATTCAATCCCGTTGATGAAAATTACTTCATCAGTGGTTCCATAGATGGCAAAGTTCGAATATGGGGGATACATGAAGAACGAGTTGTTGACTGGGCAGACATAAGAGATGTGATAAGTGCTATAAGTTACCGACCAGATGCAAAA GGGTTTGTAGTCGGTTCCCTCACAGGCACTTGCCGTTTTTATGTTGCCTCAG GCAAATATTTCCAGCTTGAGACGAAGATTCGTGTCAATGGAAAGAAGAGAACATCTGGCAACAAGATTACAGGCATTCAG TTTTCTCAGAAAAACCATCAGAGAGTTATGATTACATCTGACGATTCCAAAGTTAGAATATTGGAAGGCATTGAACTTGTTCAGACATATAAAG GCCTTTCAAGATCCGGAAGCCAGATGTCTGGTTCATTTACCTCTGGTGGAGAACATATAATTTCAGTTGGAGGGGACTCTCGGGTGTATATTTGGAACTTCAATGACTCGGGAAATGCCTCTTCCAAACAGACAAAATCCAATTATTCCTGTGAGCACTTTGGCTCTGAGGGGGTTACTATTGCAATACCTTGGTCTGGCATGAGTGCAGAAGAACGAAGTGGCTCTTCCAATGATTTTACCCACTATTCTTCACAACACCAACTAGAGGCCTCTCATGGTGTTAGGGAGTCGGAACGATTTTCTTTCGGAAGTTGGTTCTCGATTGATGGTTCATGCCGCGGTTCAGTCACATGGCCCGAGGAGAAGCTTCCAAGTTGGGATCTACCTCTTGTAGAAGTTGAATTTGATCACCAGAAGCTATGTACCAAAGATCCTTCCCATGAAAAACATGTATCAGAAACATGGGGACTATCCATTGTGGCAGCTGGTTGTGATGGAACCATCAAGACATTCCACAACTTTGGACTTCCCATTAGGCTTTAG